In a single window of the Rhodamnia argentea isolate NSW1041297 chromosome 2, ASM2092103v1, whole genome shotgun sequence genome:
- the LOC115732772 gene encoding splicing factor YJU2 isoform X1 — protein sequence MGERKVLNKYYPPDFDPSKLPRARRPKNQQIKVRMMLPMSIRCNTCGNYIYKGTKFNSRKEDVIGETYLGIQIFRFYFKCTKCSAELAMKTDPQNSDYVVESGATRNFEPWREQDEVVENEKRKREAEEMGDAMKSLENRTLDSKREMDILAALDEMKSMRSRHATVSVDAMLEALQRTSAAKEKKLEEEDEALIKSIVFHTSKDFVRRIEVEDSEDEEDLSPPSAGDDESVNRTLKKEKLSEDFLDKPTDSLTEATSSDISNDRGDFVGSRERTERKSLFNSSSVRIAVVKKAAPTSSISASGKIDETKKEADKSVGLSIGLQSLCQSYGSSDEDD from the exons atgggagaACGGAAGGTGTTGAACAAGTATTACCCGCCGGATTTCGATCCTTCGAAGCTGCCTAGGGCTCGGAGGCCCAAAAATCAGCAGATCAAGGTTCGGATGATGCTTCCGATGAGCATCCGATGCAACACCTGCGGGAATTACATTTACAAGGGGACCAAGTTCAATTCCCGGAAGGAGGACGTGATCGGCGAG ACGTATTTGGGGATCCAGATATTCAGGTTTTACTTCAAGTGCACCAAGTGCTCTGCTGAGCTCGCGATGAAGACCGATCCGCAGAATTCGGATTACGTCGTGGAGTCAGGGGCGACGAGGAATTTTGAGCCCTGGCGTGAGCAGGATGAG GTGGTGGAGAATGAGAAAAGAAAGCGGGAGGCTGAAGAGATGGGCGATGCCATGAAGTCCCTGGAGAATAGGACATTGGATTCtaagagagagatggatattCTTGCTGCGCTCGATGAGATGAAATCCATGAGG TCTCGACATGCGACCGTGAGCGTAGATGCAATGCTAGAGGCGTTACAACGGACGTCTGCTGCAAAG GAAAAgaaattggaggaagaagatgaagcgcTTATTAAATCCATAGTATTCCAT ACATCCAAAGATTTTGTCCGTAGGATCGAAGTTGAAGATTCTGAGGATGAGGAAGATCTATCTCCACCTTCTGCTGGTGATGACGAATCAGTGAACAGAACTCTCAAG AAGGAAAAATTGTCTGAGGACTTTCTGGACAAGCCAACAGATTCCTTGACAGAAGCTACTTCCAGCGACATCTCAAATGACAGAG GAGATTTTGTTGGGTCGAGAGAGCGAACAGAGAGAAAATCGTTGTTCAACTCTTCCTCTGTGCGAATAGCTGTTGTAAAGAAAGCTGCTCCAACTTCCAGCATCAGTGCTTCAGGAAAAATTGATGAGACTAAGAAAGAAGCGGATAAGAGCGTTGGCCTGAGCATTGGGCTACAATCATTGTGCCAAAGCTATGGAAGTAGCGACGAGGACGATTGA
- the LOC115732772 gene encoding splicing factor YJU2 isoform X4, with protein sequence MGERKVLNKYYPPDFDPSKLPRARRPKNQQIKVRMMLPMSIRCNTCGNYIYKGTKFNSRKEDVIGETYLGIQIFRFYFKCTKCSAELAMKTDPQNSDYVVESGATRNFEPWREQDEVVENEKRKREAEEMGDAMKSLENRTLDSKREMDILAALDEMKSMRSRHATVSVDAMLEALQRTSAAKEKKLEEEDEALIKSIVFHTSKDFVRRIEVEDSEDEEDLSPPSAGDDESVNRTLKRKLSEDFLDKPTDSLTEATSSDILSHF encoded by the exons atgggagaACGGAAGGTGTTGAACAAGTATTACCCGCCGGATTTCGATCCTTCGAAGCTGCCTAGGGCTCGGAGGCCCAAAAATCAGCAGATCAAGGTTCGGATGATGCTTCCGATGAGCATCCGATGCAACACCTGCGGGAATTACATTTACAAGGGGACCAAGTTCAATTCCCGGAAGGAGGACGTGATCGGCGAG ACGTATTTGGGGATCCAGATATTCAGGTTTTACTTCAAGTGCACCAAGTGCTCTGCTGAGCTCGCGATGAAGACCGATCCGCAGAATTCGGATTACGTCGTGGAGTCAGGGGCGACGAGGAATTTTGAGCCCTGGCGTGAGCAGGATGAG GTGGTGGAGAATGAGAAAAGAAAGCGGGAGGCTGAAGAGATGGGCGATGCCATGAAGTCCCTGGAGAATAGGACATTGGATTCtaagagagagatggatattCTTGCTGCGCTCGATGAGATGAAATCCATGAGG TCTCGACATGCGACCGTGAGCGTAGATGCAATGCTAGAGGCGTTACAACGGACGTCTGCTGCAAAG GAAAAgaaattggaggaagaagatgaagcgcTTATTAAATCCATAGTATTCCAT ACATCCAAAGATTTTGTCCGTAGGATCGAAGTTGAAGATTCTGAGGATGAGGAAGATCTATCTCCACCTTCTGCTGGTGATGACGAATCAGTGAACAGAACTCTCAAG AGAAAATTGTCTGAGGACTTTCTGGACAAGCCAACAGATTCCTTGACAGAAGCTACTTCCAGCGACATCT TGTCACATTTTTGA
- the LOC115732772 gene encoding splicing factor YJU2 isoform X2 — protein sequence MGERKVLNKYYPPDFDPSKLPRARRPKNQQIKVRMMLPMSIRCNTCGNYIYKGTKFNSRKEDVIGETYLGIQIFRFYFKCTKCSAELAMKTDPQNSDYVVESGATRNFEPWREQDEVVENEKRKREAEEMGDAMKSLENRTLDSKREMDILAALDEMKSMRSRHATVSVDAMLEALQRTSAAKEKKLEEEDEALIKSIVFHTSKDFVRRIEVEDSEDEEDLSPPSAGDDESVNRTLKEKLSEDFLDKPTDSLTEATSSDISNDRGDFVGSRERTERKSLFNSSSVRIAVVKKAAPTSSISASGKIDETKKEADKSVGLSIGLQSLCQSYGSSDEDD from the exons atgggagaACGGAAGGTGTTGAACAAGTATTACCCGCCGGATTTCGATCCTTCGAAGCTGCCTAGGGCTCGGAGGCCCAAAAATCAGCAGATCAAGGTTCGGATGATGCTTCCGATGAGCATCCGATGCAACACCTGCGGGAATTACATTTACAAGGGGACCAAGTTCAATTCCCGGAAGGAGGACGTGATCGGCGAG ACGTATTTGGGGATCCAGATATTCAGGTTTTACTTCAAGTGCACCAAGTGCTCTGCTGAGCTCGCGATGAAGACCGATCCGCAGAATTCGGATTACGTCGTGGAGTCAGGGGCGACGAGGAATTTTGAGCCCTGGCGTGAGCAGGATGAG GTGGTGGAGAATGAGAAAAGAAAGCGGGAGGCTGAAGAGATGGGCGATGCCATGAAGTCCCTGGAGAATAGGACATTGGATTCtaagagagagatggatattCTTGCTGCGCTCGATGAGATGAAATCCATGAGG TCTCGACATGCGACCGTGAGCGTAGATGCAATGCTAGAGGCGTTACAACGGACGTCTGCTGCAAAG GAAAAgaaattggaggaagaagatgaagcgcTTATTAAATCCATAGTATTCCAT ACATCCAAAGATTTTGTCCGTAGGATCGAAGTTGAAGATTCTGAGGATGAGGAAGATCTATCTCCACCTTCTGCTGGTGATGACGAATCAGTGAACAGAACTCTCAAG GAAAAATTGTCTGAGGACTTTCTGGACAAGCCAACAGATTCCTTGACAGAAGCTACTTCCAGCGACATCTCAAATGACAGAG GAGATTTTGTTGGGTCGAGAGAGCGAACAGAGAGAAAATCGTTGTTCAACTCTTCCTCTGTGCGAATAGCTGTTGTAAAGAAAGCTGCTCCAACTTCCAGCATCAGTGCTTCAGGAAAAATTGATGAGACTAAGAAAGAAGCGGATAAGAGCGTTGGCCTGAGCATTGGGCTACAATCATTGTGCCAAAGCTATGGAAGTAGCGACGAGGACGATTGA
- the LOC115737604 gene encoding VQ motif-containing protein 10 has protein sequence MTDQKGQEGIKVVIINTQYVQTDPKSFKSVVQKLTGKDSKVPGSPDAKSCTAGTGGARSGVGDIGGMSRNLPFKYDLDRMLKEMPPVREFNDLWSN, from the coding sequence ATGACAGATCAGAAAGGTCAGGAGGGAATAAAGGTTGTGATCATCAACACTCAGTACGTCCAGACCGACCCCAAGAGCTTCAAGTCGGTCGTGCAGAAGTTGACCGGGAAGGATTCGAAAGTGCCCGGTTCGCCGGACGCCAAGAGCTGCACGGCGGGGACAGGAGGAGCTCGATCAGGCGTGGGGGATATCGGCGGCATGTCGAGAAACTTACCCTTCAAGTACGACCTGGACAGGATGCTTAAGGAGATGCCGCCTGTGAGGGAGTTCAACGATCTGTGGAGTAACTGA
- the LOC115732772 gene encoding splicing factor YJU2 isoform X3: MGERKVLNKYYPPDFDPSKLPRARRPKNQQIKVRMMLPMSIRCNTCGNYIYKGTKFNSRKEDVIGETYLGIQIFRFYFKCTKCSAELAMKTDPQNSDYVVESGATRNFEPWREQDEVVENEKRKREAEEMGDAMKSLENRTLDSKREMDILAALDEMKSMRSRHATVSVDAMLEALQRTSAAKEKKLEEEDEALIKSIVFHTSKDFVRRIEVEDSEDEEDLSPPSAGDDESVNRTLKKRKLSEDFLDKPTDSLTEATSSDILSHF; this comes from the exons atgggagaACGGAAGGTGTTGAACAAGTATTACCCGCCGGATTTCGATCCTTCGAAGCTGCCTAGGGCTCGGAGGCCCAAAAATCAGCAGATCAAGGTTCGGATGATGCTTCCGATGAGCATCCGATGCAACACCTGCGGGAATTACATTTACAAGGGGACCAAGTTCAATTCCCGGAAGGAGGACGTGATCGGCGAG ACGTATTTGGGGATCCAGATATTCAGGTTTTACTTCAAGTGCACCAAGTGCTCTGCTGAGCTCGCGATGAAGACCGATCCGCAGAATTCGGATTACGTCGTGGAGTCAGGGGCGACGAGGAATTTTGAGCCCTGGCGTGAGCAGGATGAG GTGGTGGAGAATGAGAAAAGAAAGCGGGAGGCTGAAGAGATGGGCGATGCCATGAAGTCCCTGGAGAATAGGACATTGGATTCtaagagagagatggatattCTTGCTGCGCTCGATGAGATGAAATCCATGAGG TCTCGACATGCGACCGTGAGCGTAGATGCAATGCTAGAGGCGTTACAACGGACGTCTGCTGCAAAG GAAAAgaaattggaggaagaagatgaagcgcTTATTAAATCCATAGTATTCCAT ACATCCAAAGATTTTGTCCGTAGGATCGAAGTTGAAGATTCTGAGGATGAGGAAGATCTATCTCCACCTTCTGCTGGTGATGACGAATCAGTGAACAGAACTCTCAAG AAGAGAAAATTGTCTGAGGACTTTCTGGACAAGCCAACAGATTCCTTGACAGAAGCTACTTCCAGCGACATCT TGTCACATTTTTGA
- the LOC115737599 gene encoding E3 ubiquitin-protein ligase DA2L-like isoform X1 — MGNKLGRRRQVVDEKYTKPQGLYHHKDVDIKRLRKLILESKLAPCYPGDEDSTCDLEECPICFLFYPSLNRSRCCTKGICTECFLQMKVPNSTRPTPCPFCKTSNYAVEYRGVKTKEEKGIEQIEEQRVIEAKIRMRQKELQDEEERMQKRQDLSSSSRTMGEVDHGSIGVLSSRSPVDEEEIVSADQSCSTSMTRQPPHLRTNRDDEFDLDLEDIMVMEAIWLSIQNQENGKHKGLAQSEAAPSEQYVSEDHYVSQATAPLAGSASSPSGGLACAIAALAERQQTSGESSFNHNTTMSTYNVLPNCGQFYPNAVQASDSYAAPEGGTELAHGGGIPMARDDGEWNMDRGSEVAEAGTSYASSDSPEDAGGISALPQSNEVDAGFQNLPAPIVPESFEEQMMLAMAVSLAEARAVASGPGVTWQ, encoded by the exons ATGGGTAATAAACTGGGAAGGAGGAGACAGGTAGTGGATGAGAAATATACAAAGCCTCAAGGGCTGTACCATCATAAAGATGTGGACATTAAGAGGCTCAGGAAACTCATTCTTGAATCCAAGCTTGCTCCATGCTATCCGGGTGACGAAGACAGCACATGTGATCTCGAAGAATGCCCAATTTGCTTCTTG TTCTACCCTAGCCTTAACCGATCCAGATGTTGCACAAAAGGCATTTGTACTG AGTGTTTTCTGCAAATGAAGGTTCCTAATTCAACTCGCCCCACGCC GTGCCCATTTTGCAAAACCTCGAATTATGCAGTGGAATATCGGGGTGTGAAAACAAAGGAGGAAAAGGGCATTGAGCAAATT GAGGAACAGCGTGTAATAGAAGCAAAGATCAGGATGCGACAAAAGGAACTCCAGGATGAGGAAGAGCGGATGCAGAAGAGACAAGATTTAAGTTCCTCTAGCAGAACTATGGGAGAGGTTGATCATGGCTCAATTGGAG TTCTGTCTAGCAGATCTCCtgtagatgaagaagaaattgtTTCTGCTGATCAGTCTTGTTCTACTTCCATGACTAGACAGCCTCCCCACCTAAGGACTAACAG GGATGATGAATTTGATCTGGATCTTGAGGACATAATGGTTATGGAAGCAATCTGGCTTTCCATTCAG AATCAGGAGAATGGCAAGCATAAAGGCCTTGCTCAAAGTGAGGCTGCTCCTTCTGAACAGTATGTCTCGGAAGACCACTATGTTTCCCAAGCCACTGCTCCATTGGCAGGGTCTGCGTCATCTCCATCTGGTGGACTTGCCTGTGCAATAGCTGCCCTTGCTGAGCGGCAACAGACAAGTGGAGAATCCTCATTTAACCACAACACTACTATGTCAACATACAATGTGCTTCCAAATTGTGGTCAGTTTTACCCAAATGCAGTACAAGCTTCGGACAGTTATGCTGCCCCAGAGGGCGGAACGGAACTTGCGCATGGGGGAGGGATTCCCATGGCAAGGGATGATGGTGAATGGAACATGGACCGTGGGTCTGAAGTTGCTGAAGCGGGGACCAGCTATGCAAGTTCTGATTCACCAGAAGACGCAGGTGGGATTTCTGCTTTACCACAATCGAATGAAGTTGATGCGGGCTTTCAAAATCTTCCCGCTCCCATCGTTCCAGAGAGTTTCGAGGAGCAAATGATGCTTGCAATGGCAGTTTCTCTGGCTGAGGCTCGGGCTGTGGCCAGTGGACCTGGGGTTACATGGCagtag
- the LOC115737600 gene encoding interactor of constitutive active ROPs 4-like isoform X2 has translation MPRPRGSEVPQRQSPRGSLQLRTSSSDSDNSHHRPLPDRSPKLGDRRSPRGAQSDSVNQKKLGTRIADLESQLGQAQEELKHLKEQLASAEAAKKVAQEKLEKKTKTKFVPDSANFPEKRRAKEVEESNKTKSNPLNDVPDDIQQETDVFEVPVEKVALETQIEISQLNNEIEKETKATDLPAEPPVFVEPPSHLLQLAEKEDEINLLKGKLLEKEKELEVADQQTENLKKQLDEATMTISSAQSKEEEMASKLSQLEEELKASKENNIQLKVKLEAVEGGKEELEAEMKKLRVQTEQWRKAADAAAAVLAGGVELNGRVPGRCGSMDKHFGGVFEVPRAGYAGFVGSPGNIDDVDDGFGGGKRKNSGIRMFGDLWKKKGQK, from the exons ATGCCAAGACCAAG GGGTTCAGAAGTGCCTCAGAGGCAGTCTCCCAGAGGTTCCCTTCAGCTCAGAACTTCAAGCTCTGATTCTGATAACTCACACCATCGCCCCCTCCCTGACCGAAGCCCTAAGCTAGGAGATCGCCGTTCTCCACGAGGTGCCCAATCTGATTCTGTTAATCAAAAGAAACTTGGAACTCGCATTGCAGATCTGGAATCTCagcttggccaagctcaagaaGAGCTTAAGCATCTGAAAGAGCAATTGGCCTCAGCTGAGGCTGCAAAGAAAGTGGCTCAAGAAAAGcttgagaagaaaacaaaaaccaagTTTGTACCAGACTCAGCCAACTTCCCTGAAAAGCGTCGTGCAAAAGAAGTTGAAGAATCAAACAAGACAAAGAGCAACCCTTTAAATGATGTTCCTGATGACATCCAGCAGGAGACTGATGTTTTTGAAGTACCAGTTGAGAAGGTTGCTTTGGAGACACAAATAGAGATCAGCCAACTGAACAATGAGAtagagaaggaaacaaaagcaaCTGACTTACCAGCAGAGCCACCCGTATTTGTGGAGCCACCCTCGCACCTGCTTCAGTTGGCTGAGAAGGAGGATGAGATAAATTTGCTTAAAGGTAAGTTActagaaaaggagaaggaactTGAAGTAGCTGACCAACAGACCGAAAACCTGAAAAAGCAACTAGACGAGGCAACAATGACGATATCTTCTGCTcagagcaaagaagaagagatggcCTCAAAGCTGAGCCAGCTAGAAGAGGAACTTAAAGCGAGCAAAGAAAACAACATCCAATTAAAGGTGAAATTAGAAGCTGTAGAAGGAGGTAAAGAAGAACTAGAAGCGGAGATGAAGAAGCTGAGGGTGCAGACCGAGCAGTGGAGGAAAGCAGCAGATGCAGCAGCTGCTGTTCTTGCTGGTGGTGTTGAATTGAATGGGAGAGTTCCTGGAAGATGTGGTTCGATGGATAAGCATTTCGGAGGTGTTTTTGAGGTGCCTCGTGCGGGTTATGCTGGTTTTGTGGGGTCACCAGGAAATATTGATGATGTAGACGATGGCTTTGGTGGTGGAAAGCGAAAGAACTCTGGGATCAGAATGTTTGGAGATTTGTGGAAGAAGAAGGGCCAGAAGTGA
- the LOC115737599 gene encoding E3 ubiquitin-protein ligase DA2L-like isoform X2, whose translation MGNKLGRRRQVVDEKYTKPQGLYHHKDVDIKRLRKLILESKLAPCYPGDEDSTCDLEECPICFLFYPSLNRSRCCTKGICTECFLQMKVPNSTRPTPCPFCKTSNYAVEYRGVKTKEEKGIEQIEEQRVIEAKIRMRQKELQDEEERMQKRQDLSSSSRTMGEVDHGSIGVLSSRSPVDEEEIVSADQSCSTSMTRQPPHLRTNRDDEFDLDLEDIMVMEAIWLSIQENGKHKGLAQSEAAPSEQYVSEDHYVSQATAPLAGSASSPSGGLACAIAALAERQQTSGESSFNHNTTMSTYNVLPNCGQFYPNAVQASDSYAAPEGGTELAHGGGIPMARDDGEWNMDRGSEVAEAGTSYASSDSPEDAGGISALPQSNEVDAGFQNLPAPIVPESFEEQMMLAMAVSLAEARAVASGPGVTWQ comes from the exons ATGGGTAATAAACTGGGAAGGAGGAGACAGGTAGTGGATGAGAAATATACAAAGCCTCAAGGGCTGTACCATCATAAAGATGTGGACATTAAGAGGCTCAGGAAACTCATTCTTGAATCCAAGCTTGCTCCATGCTATCCGGGTGACGAAGACAGCACATGTGATCTCGAAGAATGCCCAATTTGCTTCTTG TTCTACCCTAGCCTTAACCGATCCAGATGTTGCACAAAAGGCATTTGTACTG AGTGTTTTCTGCAAATGAAGGTTCCTAATTCAACTCGCCCCACGCC GTGCCCATTTTGCAAAACCTCGAATTATGCAGTGGAATATCGGGGTGTGAAAACAAAGGAGGAAAAGGGCATTGAGCAAATT GAGGAACAGCGTGTAATAGAAGCAAAGATCAGGATGCGACAAAAGGAACTCCAGGATGAGGAAGAGCGGATGCAGAAGAGACAAGATTTAAGTTCCTCTAGCAGAACTATGGGAGAGGTTGATCATGGCTCAATTGGAG TTCTGTCTAGCAGATCTCCtgtagatgaagaagaaattgtTTCTGCTGATCAGTCTTGTTCTACTTCCATGACTAGACAGCCTCCCCACCTAAGGACTAACAG GGATGATGAATTTGATCTGGATCTTGAGGACATAATGGTTATGGAAGCAATCTGGCTTTCCATTCAG GAGAATGGCAAGCATAAAGGCCTTGCTCAAAGTGAGGCTGCTCCTTCTGAACAGTATGTCTCGGAAGACCACTATGTTTCCCAAGCCACTGCTCCATTGGCAGGGTCTGCGTCATCTCCATCTGGTGGACTTGCCTGTGCAATAGCTGCCCTTGCTGAGCGGCAACAGACAAGTGGAGAATCCTCATTTAACCACAACACTACTATGTCAACATACAATGTGCTTCCAAATTGTGGTCAGTTTTACCCAAATGCAGTACAAGCTTCGGACAGTTATGCTGCCCCAGAGGGCGGAACGGAACTTGCGCATGGGGGAGGGATTCCCATGGCAAGGGATGATGGTGAATGGAACATGGACCGTGGGTCTGAAGTTGCTGAAGCGGGGACCAGCTATGCAAGTTCTGATTCACCAGAAGACGCAGGTGGGATTTCTGCTTTACCACAATCGAATGAAGTTGATGCGGGCTTTCAAAATCTTCCCGCTCCCATCGTTCCAGAGAGTTTCGAGGAGCAAATGATGCTTGCAATGGCAGTTTCTCTGGCTGAGGCTCGGGCTGTGGCCAGTGGACCTGGGGTTACATGGCagtag
- the LOC115737600 gene encoding interactor of constitutive active ROPs 4-like isoform X1: MPRPSRGSEVPQRQSPRGSLQLRTSSSDSDNSHHRPLPDRSPKLGDRRSPRGAQSDSVNQKKLGTRIADLESQLGQAQEELKHLKEQLASAEAAKKVAQEKLEKKTKTKFVPDSANFPEKRRAKEVEESNKTKSNPLNDVPDDIQQETDVFEVPVEKVALETQIEISQLNNEIEKETKATDLPAEPPVFVEPPSHLLQLAEKEDEINLLKGKLLEKEKELEVADQQTENLKKQLDEATMTISSAQSKEEEMASKLSQLEEELKASKENNIQLKVKLEAVEGGKEELEAEMKKLRVQTEQWRKAADAAAAVLAGGVELNGRVPGRCGSMDKHFGGVFEVPRAGYAGFVGSPGNIDDVDDGFGGGKRKNSGIRMFGDLWKKKGQK, encoded by the exons ATGCCAAGACCAAG CAGGGGTTCAGAAGTGCCTCAGAGGCAGTCTCCCAGAGGTTCCCTTCAGCTCAGAACTTCAAGCTCTGATTCTGATAACTCACACCATCGCCCCCTCCCTGACCGAAGCCCTAAGCTAGGAGATCGCCGTTCTCCACGAGGTGCCCAATCTGATTCTGTTAATCAAAAGAAACTTGGAACTCGCATTGCAGATCTGGAATCTCagcttggccaagctcaagaaGAGCTTAAGCATCTGAAAGAGCAATTGGCCTCAGCTGAGGCTGCAAAGAAAGTGGCTCAAGAAAAGcttgagaagaaaacaaaaaccaagTTTGTACCAGACTCAGCCAACTTCCCTGAAAAGCGTCGTGCAAAAGAAGTTGAAGAATCAAACAAGACAAAGAGCAACCCTTTAAATGATGTTCCTGATGACATCCAGCAGGAGACTGATGTTTTTGAAGTACCAGTTGAGAAGGTTGCTTTGGAGACACAAATAGAGATCAGCCAACTGAACAATGAGAtagagaaggaaacaaaagcaaCTGACTTACCAGCAGAGCCACCCGTATTTGTGGAGCCACCCTCGCACCTGCTTCAGTTGGCTGAGAAGGAGGATGAGATAAATTTGCTTAAAGGTAAGTTActagaaaaggagaaggaactTGAAGTAGCTGACCAACAGACCGAAAACCTGAAAAAGCAACTAGACGAGGCAACAATGACGATATCTTCTGCTcagagcaaagaagaagagatggcCTCAAAGCTGAGCCAGCTAGAAGAGGAACTTAAAGCGAGCAAAGAAAACAACATCCAATTAAAGGTGAAATTAGAAGCTGTAGAAGGAGGTAAAGAAGAACTAGAAGCGGAGATGAAGAAGCTGAGGGTGCAGACCGAGCAGTGGAGGAAAGCAGCAGATGCAGCAGCTGCTGTTCTTGCTGGTGGTGTTGAATTGAATGGGAGAGTTCCTGGAAGATGTGGTTCGATGGATAAGCATTTCGGAGGTGTTTTTGAGGTGCCTCGTGCGGGTTATGCTGGTTTTGTGGGGTCACCAGGAAATATTGATGATGTAGACGATGGCTTTGGTGGTGGAAAGCGAAAGAACTCTGGGATCAGAATGTTTGGAGATTTGTGGAAGAAGAAGGGCCAGAAGTGA